Proteins co-encoded in one Micropterus dolomieu isolate WLL.071019.BEF.003 ecotype Adirondacks linkage group LG19, ASM2129224v1, whole genome shotgun sequence genomic window:
- the hopx gene encoding homeodomain-only protein — protein MASKAMERLNLSEEQVKLLEESFKKVTKHPDGTTLMLIAAECGLSEEETQAWFKLRNAQWRQSEGLPAELGSVLD, from the exons TGGCTTCTAAAGCGATGGAGCGTCTGAATCTGTCGGAGGAACAGGTCAAACTGCTGGaggaaagttttaaaaaagtcaCCAAGCATCCGGATGGGACTACGCTCATGTTGATCGCTGCGGAGTGCGGACTGTCAGAGGAGGAAACACAA GCATGGTTCAAGCTACGTAACGCACAGTGGAGGCAGTCGGAGGGTCTTCCAGCTGAACTCGGATCGGTGTTGGACTGA